The region GCTACGGTGGCACGGCACCGGAGGACCGTACCCGGGTGGACGGGCCTCCGCAGCAGAACCGATCCAGCCGGCGATCATTGGACTGGTTGGACGACTGACGGGGCCAACCGGCGGTCCAAACCGGACCCGGCGGCTGGCGAGCGTACGCAGGTGGCGGATCGAGCCCTCTTCGCCGAGGGCGTCGGTCCGCCACAGTGCTTCTCGGGCTGACCAGTACTTTCCGAACGGCCCGTGCCTTCCACGCTGTCTTCGCCGGGTCTCGGGCGGTCAGGTCAGCCGGCAACGAAGACACCGTGGTGCAACACCGGCACCACCGGGGAGACGTCCCGCTGGACCGCGATCTCCACATCCTCGGCGAAGCCTCGTTCGGCCAGTTCCCGGCCGGAGACACAACCTCGGATGGCGGCTGGCAGGTCGGTGACGCTGGCCAGCGTCGCCAGCGCCATCGCGGCTTCCACCGACAGTCCGGCCGGTACGGTGGCGAGCACGTCGAGGATCGCCGCCGCCCCGAGCTGATCCTCCACACAGGGCCGCAGTGTGCCGTCCGGCCAGCGTTCCCCGGCGGCGATCACTCCGATCGGGGCGTCTGTCGTCCCGTACCCCCGGCTGCGCAGCCATCGTCCGACGGCGGTGGCGTTACGGACGGAGCCGGCGAGCACCAGCCGGCCGGTCGCGGCGGCTGCCGCGCAGATCGCCGAGCCGTTCGGGGAGGGCAACACCAGGTCCGTCACGACCGGGGCGGTAGTCAACGCCGCTGGCGACAGGGACCATGGATGGTCCGGGGTGACCGCAGTCCGTCCGACTGCGGCGACCCCTCCCACCCGCAACGCGTATTCGGTCGCCTGGGCACCCCAGGGGAAGGGATGTACTCGCATTCCCCGGCCCACCG is a window of Micromonospora polyrhachis DNA encoding:
- a CDS encoding 2-phosphosulfolactate phosphatase, which gives rise to MARASARAEAAHTQPGTGARFDWGLTGAAELGRVCAALVVVDVLSFTTSVQVAVGRGMRVHPFPWGAQATEYALRVGGVAAVGRTAVTPDHPWSLSPAALTTAPVVTDLVLPSPNGSAICAAAAATGRLVLAGSVRNATAVGRWLRSRGYGTTDAPIGVIAAGERWPDGTLRPCVEDQLGAAAILDVLATVPAGLSVEAAMALATLASVTDLPAAIRGCVSGRELAERGFAEDVEIAVQRDVSPVVPVLHHGVFVAG